A single region of the Streptomyces caelestis genome encodes:
- a CDS encoding NAD(P)/FAD-dependent oxidoreductase gives MVKERTRILVVGGGYVGMYTALRLQRRLKRELERGEVEITVVTPDPYMTYQPFLPEAAAGAISPRHVVVPLRRVLDRCRVLIGEATAIDHAKRTATLTTLATEEEGTGGQRLTYDELVLAPGSVSRTLPVPGLADHGIGFKTVEEAIGLRNHVIEQMDIASSTRDPAIRDAALTFVFVGGGFAGVEALGELEDMARYAARYYHNVQPEDMKWILVEASDRILPEVGEEMGRYTVTELRRRNIDVRLRTRLESCADRVAVLSDGARFPTRTVVWTAGVKPHPVLAATDLPRNDRGRLRCTAELTIEGTTHAWAAGDAAAVPDVTAGEPGRECAPNAQHAVRQARVLGDNIVHALRGEPLTTYTHKYAGSVASLGLHKGVAHVYGRKLKGYPAWFMHRAYHLSRVPTFNRKARVLAEWTLAGLFKREIVSLGSLEHPRAEFELAAGGKPSQDPPHNPKGSS, from the coding sequence ATGGTGAAGGAACGTACGCGCATTCTCGTTGTCGGTGGTGGCTACGTCGGGATGTACACGGCCCTGCGCCTCCAGCGCAGACTGAAACGGGAACTGGAGCGGGGCGAGGTGGAGATCACGGTCGTCACCCCCGACCCGTACATGACGTACCAGCCGTTCCTTCCCGAGGCCGCCGCGGGCGCCATCTCTCCCCGGCATGTCGTCGTACCGCTGCGCCGCGTCCTCGACCGGTGCCGCGTCCTCATCGGCGAGGCCACCGCCATCGACCACGCGAAACGCACCGCCACCCTCACCACCCTGGCCACCGAGGAGGAGGGCACGGGCGGGCAGCGGCTGACGTACGACGAACTCGTCCTCGCCCCCGGCTCCGTCTCGCGCACCCTGCCGGTCCCCGGCCTCGCCGACCACGGCATCGGCTTCAAGACCGTCGAGGAGGCCATCGGCCTGCGCAACCACGTCATCGAGCAGATGGACATCGCCTCCTCCACCCGCGATCCCGCGATCCGCGACGCGGCCCTCACCTTCGTCTTCGTCGGCGGCGGCTTCGCCGGCGTGGAGGCGCTCGGCGAACTGGAGGACATGGCCCGCTACGCCGCGCGCTACTACCACAACGTCCAGCCCGAGGACATGAAGTGGATCCTCGTCGAGGCCTCGGACCGCATCCTGCCCGAGGTCGGCGAGGAGATGGGCCGCTACACCGTCACCGAACTGCGCCGCCGCAACATCGACGTACGCCTCCGAACCCGCCTGGAGTCCTGCGCGGACCGAGTCGCGGTCCTCAGCGACGGCGCCCGCTTCCCCACCCGTACGGTCGTCTGGACGGCCGGGGTCAAACCCCACCCGGTGCTCGCCGCCACCGACCTGCCCCGCAACGACCGCGGACGGCTCAGGTGCACGGCCGAGCTGACGATCGAGGGCACCACGCACGCGTGGGCGGCGGGAGACGCCGCGGCCGTCCCCGACGTCACGGCCGGCGAACCCGGCCGCGAGTGCGCCCCCAACGCCCAGCACGCCGTCCGCCAGGCCAGGGTCCTCGGCGACAACATCGTGCACGCCCTGCGCGGCGAACCCCTCACCACGTACACCCACAAGTACGCCGGCTCGGTCGCCTCCCTCGGCCTGCACAAGGGCGTCGCCCACGTCTACGGACGCAAGCTCAAGGGCTACCCCGCCTGGTTCATGCACCGCGCCTACCACCTCAGCCGCGTGCCCACCTTCAACCGCAAGGCGCGCGTGCTCGCCGAATGGACCCTGGCCGGTCTGTTCAAACGCGAGATCGTCTCCCTCGGTTCACTCGAACACCCCCGGGCCGAGTTCGAACTCGCGGCCGGTGGAAAGCCTTCCCAAGACCCCCCGCACAACCCGAAGGGGTCGTCCTGA
- the lhgO gene encoding L-2-hydroxyglutarate oxidase yields the protein MPEIAYDCDVLVIGGGIVGLSTAYAITRAAPGTRVTVLEKEAGPARHQTGRNSGVIHSGIYYRPGSLKARYAVRGAAEMVKFCAEYGIPHAVTGKLIVATDRSELPRLHALVQRGRENGIPVRELGASQIAEYEPEVRGLAAIHVGTTGICDFVAVARQLAHGSGAEIRYGTRVVRVDRRPERGVAVLTAAGDVVRGRVLVNCAGLYSDEIARLTGDDPDVRIVPFRGEYYELARPELVRGLVYPVPDPAFPFLGVHLTRGIDGGVHIGPNAVPALAREGYGWGTVRVRELGSTLAWPGSWRIARRHWRYGAGELRRSVSKGAFTEAVRRLLPGVSEDDLVPTAAGVRAQAVLRDGTLVDDFLIREAPRTVHVLNAPSPAATASLPIGREVARRALSAL from the coding sequence GTGCCGGAGATCGCGTACGACTGTGACGTGCTGGTGATCGGCGGGGGGATCGTCGGTCTGTCCACGGCGTACGCCATCACACGCGCCGCACCGGGCACACGTGTCACGGTCCTGGAGAAGGAAGCGGGCCCGGCCCGGCACCAGACCGGCCGCAACAGCGGCGTCATCCACAGCGGCATCTACTACCGCCCCGGCTCCCTCAAGGCGCGCTACGCGGTGCGGGGCGCCGCCGAGATGGTCAAATTCTGCGCCGAATACGGCATCCCGCACGCCGTGACCGGCAAGCTGATCGTCGCGACCGACCGCTCCGAGCTGCCCCGCCTGCACGCGCTCGTGCAGCGCGGCCGGGAGAACGGCATCCCGGTCCGTGAACTGGGTGCGTCCCAGATCGCGGAGTACGAGCCGGAGGTGCGGGGCCTCGCCGCGATACACGTCGGTACGACCGGCATCTGCGACTTCGTCGCGGTCGCCCGCCAGCTGGCCCACGGCTCGGGCGCGGAGATCCGCTACGGCACGCGGGTCGTCCGCGTCGACCGCCGCCCCGAGCGGGGAGTCGCCGTGCTCACGGCCGCCGGGGACGTCGTACGCGGACGGGTGCTGGTGAACTGCGCGGGCCTGTACAGCGACGAGATCGCCCGGCTGACCGGGGACGACCCGGACGTCCGGATCGTGCCGTTCCGGGGCGAGTACTACGAGCTGGCCCGACCGGAGCTGGTGCGGGGTCTGGTGTATCCGGTCCCCGACCCGGCGTTCCCGTTCCTCGGGGTGCATCTCACGCGCGGGATCGACGGGGGTGTCCACATCGGGCCCAACGCGGTGCCGGCGCTGGCCCGCGAGGGGTACGGGTGGGGGACGGTCCGGGTGCGGGAGCTGGGGTCGACGCTGGCCTGGCCGGGCTCCTGGCGGATCGCCCGCCGGCACTGGCGGTACGGGGCGGGGGAGCTGCGCCGGTCGGTGTCCAAGGGGGCGTTCACGGAGGCGGTGCGGAGGTTGTTGCCCGGGGTGTCCGAGGACGACCTGGTGCCGACGGCGGCGGGGGTTCGGGCGCAGGCGGTGCTGCGGGACGGGACCTTGGTGGACGACTTCCTGATCCGCGAGGCGCCGCGGACGGTGCATGTGCTGAACGCGCCGTCTCCCGCGGCTACGGCGTCCTTGCCGATCGGCAGGGAGGTGGCGCGCAGAGCGTTGAGCGCGCTGTGA
- a CDS encoding asparagine synthase-related protein codes for MRWLVGWSSTAAGAVAAGSAGATGHDGETLHPVGSQLLWGDPDPLWAVGDWRPDEVRVVKADDRTRIAVLGICGATDEQLRVALFAARGGALRHLTAWPGSYTAIVQVGRRVTVCGDLAGARPVFHTPWAGGTAYATAALPLADLIEANLDFGHLAALLAAPDVPAALYDSTPYDGVKRIPPGHALILRAGAREIAGYEPVASLAVAAPSADPDSAVDAVRDALVEAVRTRLSAPRHVPGADIDPGPVPGMGPAERRAARGMPVPGIGADLSGGPASGTLALLAAGLPGMPGTVLGHGTGAGERLLAVTFNDLAVAGREAELERAGALAANPRLHHVVVAGGEETLPYADLEGPLTDEPAASLVAAARHRARLAAGSADHFTGYGARQVLDAHPARLADLLMDRKRRHLVRPVAALARTDGSVLVPARVYAAARRLSRTPYRAGLESLAERLLDHRADDGPDAPGGAVEASIAALTWGRPGPAARWLTGEALAEVSVRLQAATHRSELVGPGQRPGDFRARASLARHAADLRVLEQAAEIRFQRLHAPFLDNQVVRAARALPEALRVRPGARAAILRTVLEGAGVRDLPPGWGAPTQATAAAAARTGLRVAADSLIALFDTPLLAEAGLVEARVVRKALRSAAAGEPLPLDGLADLVSLELWLRRLLSRRGTCWTGTPARQRAVPAGIAPQRGALGAGAGVRRV; via the coding sequence ATGCGGTGGTTGGTGGGATGGAGCAGCACCGCCGCGGGAGCCGTCGCTGCCGGCTCGGCGGGGGCCACGGGACACGACGGCGAGACCCTGCATCCGGTGGGCTCCCAACTCCTGTGGGGCGACCCCGATCCGCTGTGGGCGGTCGGTGACTGGCGCCCCGACGAGGTGCGGGTCGTGAAGGCCGACGACCGGACGCGCATCGCCGTCCTCGGCATCTGCGGCGCCACCGACGAGCAGCTGCGCGTCGCGCTGTTCGCCGCGCGCGGCGGGGCGCTTCGGCATCTGACCGCCTGGCCGGGGAGCTACACGGCGATCGTGCAGGTCGGTCGGAGGGTCACCGTCTGCGGCGATCTCGCGGGCGCGCGGCCGGTGTTCCACACTCCCTGGGCCGGCGGCACGGCGTACGCGACGGCCGCGCTGCCGCTGGCCGACCTCATCGAGGCCAACCTCGACTTCGGGCACCTCGCCGCGCTGCTGGCCGCCCCTGACGTGCCCGCCGCGCTGTACGACTCCACGCCGTACGACGGCGTGAAGCGCATTCCGCCGGGGCATGCGCTGATCCTGCGCGCCGGGGCGCGGGAGATCGCCGGGTACGAACCGGTCGCCTCGCTGGCGGTGGCGGCGCCTTCGGCCGATCCCGACAGTGCGGTCGACGCCGTGCGCGACGCGCTCGTGGAGGCCGTACGAACGCGGCTGTCCGCGCCGCGGCACGTCCCCGGGGCGGACATCGACCCCGGGCCCGTGCCCGGCATGGGGCCCGCCGAGCGGCGTGCCGCGCGCGGGATGCCGGTGCCGGGAATCGGGGCGGACCTGTCCGGCGGGCCGGCCTCGGGGACGCTGGCGCTGCTGGCCGCGGGGCTGCCCGGGATGCCGGGCACGGTGCTGGGGCACGGCACGGGCGCGGGCGAGCGGCTGCTGGCGGTCACCTTCAACGACCTGGCCGTCGCAGGGCGCGAGGCCGAGCTGGAGCGGGCGGGCGCGCTGGCCGCGAACCCGCGTCTGCACCATGTCGTCGTGGCCGGCGGCGAGGAGACCCTTCCGTACGCCGACCTGGAGGGCCCGCTGACGGACGAGCCGGCCGCCTCCCTGGTGGCGGCGGCCCGGCACCGGGCGCGGCTGGCGGCCGGCAGCGCGGACCACTTCACGGGCTACGGTGCGCGGCAGGTCCTGGACGCCCATCCCGCGCGCTTGGCCGACCTGCTGATGGACCGCAAGCGGCGCCACCTGGTGCGCCCCGTCGCCGCGCTGGCCAGGACGGACGGCTCGGTGCTGGTCCCCGCGCGCGTGTACGCGGCGGCGCGACGGCTGTCCCGTACGCCGTACCGGGCGGGGCTGGAATCGCTGGCCGAGCGCCTCCTCGACCACCGCGCGGACGACGGTCCGGACGCGCCCGGGGGTGCGGTGGAGGCCTCGATCGCCGCGCTGACCTGGGGCAGACCCGGGCCGGCGGCGCGCTGGCTGACCGGTGAGGCGCTCGCTGAAGTATCGGTTCGTCTTCAGGCGGCGACGCACCGGTCGGAGCTGGTGGGGCCGGGGCAGCGGCCGGGTGACTTCCGCGCGCGTGCGTCGCTGGCGCGCCATGCGGCGGACCTGCGGGTGCTGGAGCAGGCCGCGGAGATCCGCTTCCAGCGGCTGCACGCGCCGTTCCTCGACAATCAGGTCGTCCGCGCGGCCCGGGCGCTGCCCGAGGCGTTGCGGGTACGGCCGGGGGCGCGGGCGGCGATCCTGCGTACGGTGCTGGAAGGGGCCGGGGTCCGGGACCTGCCGCCCGGGTGGGGCGCCCCGACCCAGGCGACGGCGGCGGCCGCGGCCCGTACGGGGCTGAGGGTGGCGGCGGACTCTCTGATCGCCCTGTTCGACACGCCGCTGCTTGCGGAGGCCGGGCTTGTGGAGGCCCGGGTGGTCCGCAAGGCCCTGCGCTCCGCGGCGGCCGGTGAACCCCTCCCCCTGGACGGCCTCGCCGACCTCGTCTCCCTCGAACTGTGGCTCCGCCGCCTGCTCTCCCGCCGCGGCACCTGCTGGACGGGCACCCCGGCCCGGCAGCGCGCCGTACCAGCGGGGATCGCACCGCAGCGGGGGGCGTTGGGGGCGGGGGCAGGGGTGCGGCGGGTGTAG
- a CDS encoding ATP-binding SpoIIE family protein phosphatase, whose protein sequence is MNFTRWSARLPGTQRRAAARTEQTASPDRRGEGSVPAARAEQLTDEPVSVPAVDELRVREVLDRVPSLVALVHGPDHRIAYVNDAYTTAFGVRPLGERAREALPELDALGLFPLLDQVQRSGKPRTVKSRKAPDGRSYTFTCTPVAQGDGKGGSDGRGVLVFATDVTDHAEAAERLRASERRQRETAVTLQRSLLPQELEEPDDLRVAATYHPGGTEAAVGGDWYDVITLGGGRTALVIGDVMGRGVRAAAVMGQLRTAVRAYARLDLPPHEVLQLLDGLAAEIDANQIATCAYAVHDPNEGKLVYSSAGHLPILVRDENGTVLRADEPTGPPLGTGGWMHSSGSIPLGPGSTAVLYTDGLVERRDADLDEGIAALERALAGATGTPQVVCDRLVRSAGVTPDHDDDVAVLVLQHPARTGPDSELFRNAALELLGGVEAAPRARAFASGVLTSWRFPADLHDLGVLATSELVANSLQHGTPPMRLRLRRTDRRLIIEVTDGDDHLPRRRRAEPGDESGRGIAIVATIASNWGCRRTPGGGKAVWCEFALPRGGM, encoded by the coding sequence GTGAACTTCACGCGCTGGAGCGCCCGGCTCCCCGGAACGCAGCGCCGCGCCGCAGCGCGGACCGAGCAGACGGCCTCCCCGGACCGGCGGGGGGAAGGTTCCGTACCCGCCGCCCGTGCCGAACAACTGACCGACGAGCCAGTGTCCGTACCCGCCGTCGACGAACTGCGGGTGCGCGAGGTCCTCGACCGCGTCCCGTCCCTCGTCGCCCTGGTCCACGGCCCCGACCACCGCATCGCCTACGTCAACGACGCCTACACGACCGCCTTCGGCGTACGCCCCCTGGGCGAACGCGCCCGCGAGGCCCTCCCCGAACTGGACGCCCTCGGCCTGTTCCCCCTCCTGGACCAGGTCCAGCGCAGCGGCAAGCCGCGCACGGTCAAGTCCCGCAAGGCCCCCGACGGCCGCTCGTACACCTTCACCTGCACCCCGGTCGCCCAGGGCGACGGCAAGGGCGGCAGCGACGGCCGTGGAGTCCTCGTCTTCGCCACGGACGTCACCGACCACGCCGAAGCCGCCGAACGCCTGCGCGCCAGCGAGCGCCGCCAGCGCGAAACGGCGGTGACACTGCAGAGGTCACTGCTCCCCCAGGAGCTCGAAGAACCCGACGACCTGCGCGTCGCCGCCACGTACCACCCCGGCGGCACGGAGGCCGCGGTCGGCGGCGACTGGTACGACGTCATCACCCTGGGCGGCGGCCGCACGGCCCTCGTCATCGGCGACGTCATGGGCCGCGGCGTGCGCGCAGCGGCGGTCATGGGCCAGCTCCGCACGGCGGTCCGCGCCTACGCCCGCCTCGACCTGCCCCCGCACGAGGTCCTCCAGCTCCTCGACGGCCTGGCAGCCGAGATCGACGCCAACCAGATCGCCACGTGCGCGTACGCGGTCCACGACCCGAACGAGGGCAAGCTGGTCTACTCCTCGGCGGGCCACCTCCCCATCCTCGTCCGCGACGAGAACGGCACGGTCCTGCGCGCCGACGAACCCACCGGGCCCCCGCTCGGCACCGGCGGCTGGATGCACTCCTCGGGCTCGATCCCCCTCGGCCCCGGCTCCACGGCCGTCCTCTACACGGACGGCCTGGTGGAGCGCCGGGACGCCGACCTGGACGAGGGCATCGCCGCCCTGGAACGCGCCCTGGCCGGCGCCACCGGCACGCCCCAGGTCGTCTGCGACCGCCTGGTCCGCTCGGCCGGCGTGACCCCCGACCACGACGACGACGTGGCCGTCCTGGTCCTCCAGCACCCCGCCCGGACGGGCCCGGACAGCGAGCTGTTCCGCAACGCCGCCCTGGAACTCCTGGGCGGTGTGGAAGCGGCCCCACGCGCGCGTGCCTTCGCCTCCGGCGTCCTGACCAGCTGGCGCTTCCCCGCCGACCTGCACGACCTGGGCGTCCTGGCCACCAGCGAACTGGTCGCCAACTCCCTCCAGCACGGCACCCCGCCGATGCGCCTGCGCCTGCGCCGCACCGACCGCCGCCTGATCATCGAGGTCACCGACGGCGACGACCACCTCCCCAGACGCCGCCGCGCGGAACCGGGCGACGAATCGGGCCGCGGCATCGCCATCGTCGCCACGATCGCCTCGAACTGGGGCTGCCGCCGGACACCCGGTGGCGGCAAGGCGGTCTGGTGCGAGTTCGCCCTGCCGCGCGGGGGGATGTGA
- a CDS encoding TetR/AcrR family transcriptional regulator encodes MHVQDSHWSSASAVAAGGVTMSAAAGNGRGNGARTTPLRVDAQRNLEHVLRAAREVFGELGYGAPMEDVARRARVGVGTVYRRFPSKDVLVRRIAEEETSRLTDQARAALGQEDEPWSALSRFLRTSVASGAGRLLPPQVLRVSVEEDRAGQARVPQQRTQPGSAELRLVPEEPLAVASVPASAVAAEDDAGASALLEVVGQLVERARAAGELRPDVSVSDVLLVIATAAPSLPDAAQQAAASSRLLDILLDGLRSRPA; translated from the coding sequence ATGCATGTTCAGGACTCTCATTGGTCGTCCGCGTCCGCTGTCGCGGCGGGTGGCGTGACGATGAGCGCGGCGGCGGGCAACGGACGCGGGAACGGAGCGCGGACGACGCCGCTGCGCGTGGACGCACAGCGCAATCTGGAGCACGTGCTGCGGGCGGCGCGCGAGGTGTTCGGCGAGCTGGGGTACGGCGCGCCGATGGAGGACGTGGCGCGCCGCGCGCGGGTCGGCGTGGGCACGGTGTACCGGCGGTTCCCGAGCAAGGACGTCCTGGTGCGGCGGATAGCCGAGGAGGAGACCTCCCGGCTGACCGACCAGGCGCGTGCGGCGCTCGGGCAGGAGGACGAGCCGTGGTCGGCGCTGTCGCGCTTCCTGCGGACGTCGGTGGCCTCCGGCGCCGGGCGGCTGCTGCCGCCGCAGGTGCTGCGGGTCTCGGTCGAGGAGGACCGTGCCGGTCAGGCGCGGGTGCCGCAGCAGCGGACGCAGCCGGGCTCGGCGGAGCTGCGGCTGGTGCCGGAGGAGCCGTTGGCGGTCGCCTCGGTGCCGGCGTCGGCGGTCGCGGCGGAGGACGACGCCGGGGCGTCGGCGCTGCTCGAGGTCGTGGGTCAGCTCGTGGAGCGGGCACGTGCGGCGGGTGAGCTGCGGCCGGACGTGTCGGTGTCGGACGTGCTGCTGGTGATCGCGACGGCCGCGCCCTCGCTGCCGGACGCGGCACAGCAGGCGGCCGCGTCGTCCCGGCTGCTGGACATCCTGCTGGACGGGCTGCGGTCGCGACCGGCGTGA
- a CDS encoding sigma-70 family RNA polymerase sigma factor — MSGDGRDESSGAGDATVGGPVPPQVPSQGGRASVPPGGHGADGSVPRQRAWCEDDVLPPPRELPPSDADLIDRMRSGDDAAYEELYRRHAQAVRRYARTCCRDAYTADDLTAEVFARMLQAVRGGSGPEHAVRAYLLTSVRRVAASWTRSARREQLVDDFAVFAAQSARGSYVSDDDTLDLGADVRAMHEAERSMAMRAFRSLPERWQAVLWHTEVEDESPSEVATLFGLDANGTRVLASRAREGLKQAYLQAHVSATLTDDEECARYADQLGTYARGRLRTRAERGLRKHLQECAKCRLAATQIEEVAGGIPAVVPVAVIGWFGAAGYAKTAGLIAGGAGAGAAGAAGAASAGGASAGGGSSGEGSSGEGSSGEAAAGAGSTGGAAGGGSSGGTGGGAVPEGVGAPVKAGIAAGVVAVGVAAAVVLALVGDEKPKDEARATPTPSSPVIRPVEPTPTPSRREPGPRPPAIVPARAEKPAPAPATRTIPASTPSPAPTATATTPPSASPSPTPPPVSTPTPTPAPPPPPPPPPPPAEGPPAPAVCVYFSVYADGVRLWRSGLVEGGDPAVPVQVNLTGSSTVRLVVEISCR, encoded by the coding sequence ATGAGCGGTGACGGGCGGGACGAGTCGAGCGGTGCCGGGGACGCCACGGTCGGCGGCCCTGTCCCACCGCAGGTGCCGAGCCAGGGCGGACGCGCGAGCGTCCCGCCGGGCGGGCATGGCGCCGACGGCTCGGTCCCGCGGCAGCGCGCATGGTGTGAGGACGACGTCCTGCCGCCGCCGCGCGAGCTGCCGCCCTCCGACGCCGACCTCATCGACCGGATGCGCTCGGGCGACGACGCGGCGTACGAGGAGCTGTACCGGCGCCACGCGCAGGCCGTGCGCCGGTACGCCCGGACCTGCTGCCGCGACGCCTACACCGCGGACGACCTGACCGCCGAGGTCTTCGCCCGCATGCTCCAGGCGGTACGCGGCGGCTCCGGTCCCGAGCACGCCGTACGCGCGTACCTGCTCACCTCCGTCCGGCGCGTCGCCGCCTCCTGGACGCGGTCGGCGCGGCGGGAGCAGCTCGTCGACGACTTCGCGGTGTTCGCCGCCCAGTCCGCACGCGGCTCCTACGTGTCCGACGACGACACGCTCGACCTGGGCGCGGACGTGCGGGCGATGCACGAGGCCGAGCGGTCCATGGCCATGCGGGCCTTCCGGTCGCTGCCGGAGCGGTGGCAGGCCGTGCTGTGGCACACCGAGGTCGAGGACGAGTCGCCCAGCGAGGTAGCCACTCTCTTCGGGCTCGACGCCAACGGCACGCGCGTGCTCGCCAGCCGGGCCCGCGAGGGTCTCAAACAGGCCTACCTCCAGGCCCACGTGAGCGCCACCCTCACCGACGACGAGGAGTGCGCGCGCTACGCCGACCAGCTCGGCACGTACGCCCGTGGCCGGCTGCGCACGCGTGCCGAGCGGGGGCTGCGCAAGCACCTGCAGGAGTGCGCGAAGTGCCGGCTGGCCGCGACGCAGATCGAGGAGGTCGCCGGCGGTATCCCCGCCGTGGTGCCGGTCGCGGTCATCGGCTGGTTCGGTGCCGCCGGATACGCCAAGACGGCCGGGCTCATCGCCGGGGGCGCGGGAGCCGGGGCGGCCGGAGCCGCGGGTGCGGCCTCGGCGGGCGGGGCCTCGGCGGGCGGGGGCTCGTCGGGCGAGGGCTCGTCGGGCGAGGGCTCGTCGGGCGAGGCAGCGGCGGGCGCGGGTTCGACCGGAGGTGCGGCGGGAGGCGGATCGTCCGGCGGGACGGGAGGTGGCGCGGTCCCCGAGGGGGTGGGCGCGCCGGTGAAGGCCGGTATCGCGGCCGGTGTGGTCGCCGTGGGCGTCGCGGCCGCGGTGGTGCTGGCGCTGGTCGGCGACGAGAAGCCGAAGGACGAGGCGAGGGCGACTCCCACCCCGTCCTCGCCGGTGATCCGGCCCGTCGAGCCCACGCCCACTCCCTCGCGGCGGGAACCCGGACCGCGGCCGCCGGCGATCGTGCCCGCGCGCGCCGAGAAGCCCGCACCGGCACCGGCCACCAGGACCATCCCGGCGTCCACACCGTCCCCGGCTCCGACCGCGACGGCCACCACCCCGCCGTCCGCGTCCCCGAGTCCGACACCACCCCCGGTCTCCACGCCGACACCGACTCCGGCACCGCCACCGCCACCGCCACCGCCACCGCCACCGGCTGAGGGGCCGCCCGCCCCGGCCGTCTGCGTGTACTTCTCCGTGTACGCCGACGGGGTCCGGCTGTGGCGGTCCGGGCTGGTGGAGGGCGGTGACCCGGCGGTTCCCGTCCAGGTGAACCTCACCGGCAGCAGCACCGTACGGCTGGTGGTGGAGATCAGCTGCCGCTAG
- a CDS encoding MFS transporter: protein MSREQRGPNEKLGTVLALAGISNAGLARRVNDLGAQRGLTLRYDKTSVARWVSKGMVPQGAAPHLIAAAIGQKLGRPVPLHEIGLADADPAPEVGLAFPRDVGQAVKSATELYRLDLAGRRAGSGGIWQSLAGSFAVSAYATPASRWLITPADSSVARDVDPGEGSGAPLKVGHSDVQKLREAAEDARRWDSKYGGGDWRSSMVPECLRVEAAPLLLGSYSDEVGRALFGASAELTRLAGWMAFDTGQQEAAQRYYIQALRLARAAADVPLGGYVLASMSLQATYRGFGDEGVDLAQAALERNRGLATARTMSFFRLVEARAHARAGDAQAAGGALKAAESWLERARPGDNDPSWLGFYSYDRFAADAAECYRDLKAPRQVRRFTEQALSKPTEEFVRSHGLRLVVSAVAELESGNLDAACEQGVRAVEVAGRISSARTTEYVKDLLHRLEPYGDEPRVVELRERARPLLMAPA, encoded by the coding sequence ATGTCCAGGGAGCAACGCGGGCCGAACGAAAAACTCGGCACCGTTCTCGCCCTCGCGGGAATCAGCAACGCAGGCCTCGCGCGGCGCGTCAACGATCTTGGCGCTCAGCGAGGACTGACACTTCGCTATGACAAGACGTCGGTGGCGCGCTGGGTGTCGAAGGGCATGGTGCCGCAGGGTGCGGCGCCGCACCTCATCGCCGCCGCCATCGGCCAGAAACTCGGCCGGCCGGTGCCGCTGCACGAGATCGGCCTGGCGGACGCGGACCCCGCGCCCGAAGTCGGCCTCGCCTTCCCGCGGGACGTCGGACAGGCGGTGAAGTCCGCGACGGAGCTGTACCGTCTCGACCTCGCAGGCCGCCGCGCCGGTTCCGGCGGCATCTGGCAGTCGCTGGCCGGATCGTTCGCGGTGAGCGCGTACGCGACGCCCGCCTCACGATGGCTGATAACCCCGGCCGACAGTTCGGTCGCGCGTGACGTGGACCCCGGCGAGGGGTCCGGCGCACCGCTCAAAGTCGGCCACAGCGATGTGCAGAAGCTGCGGGAGGCCGCCGAGGACGCGCGGCGCTGGGACTCCAAGTACGGCGGCGGCGACTGGCGTTCGTCGATGGTCCCCGAGTGCTTAAGGGTGGAGGCGGCTCCCCTCCTGCTCGGCTCCTACTCCGACGAGGTCGGCCGGGCCCTCTTCGGCGCCTCCGCCGAACTCACCCGGCTCGCGGGCTGGATGGCCTTCGACACGGGCCAGCAGGAAGCGGCCCAGCGCTACTACATCCAGGCCCTGCGCCTGGCCCGGGCGGCGGCGGACGTCCCCCTCGGGGGCTACGTCCTGGCCTCCATGTCCCTCCAGGCCACCTACCGCGGCTTCGGCGACGAGGGCGTGGACCTCGCCCAGGCCGCCCTGGAGCGCAACCGCGGGCTGGCCACGGCCCGCACCATGAGCTTCTTCCGCCTCGTCGAGGCCCGGGCACACGCGCGTGCGGGTGACGCCCAGGCGGCCGGGGGCGCCCTGAAGGCGGCCGAGAGCTGGCTGGAGCGCGCCCGCCCCGGCGACAACGACCCGAGCTGGCTCGGCTTCTACTCCTACGACCGCTTCGCCGCCGACGCGGCCGAGTGCTACCGCGACCTCAAGGCGCCCCGCCAGGTCCGCCGCTTCACGGAACAGGCCCTGTCGAAACCCACCGAGGAGTTCGTCCGCTCCCACGGCCTGCGCCTGGTCGTCTCGGCGGTCGCCGAACTGGAGTCGGGCAACCTGGACGCGGCGTGCGAGCAGGGCGTACGGGCGGTGGAGGTCGCCGGGCGCATCTCCTCGGCCCGCACGACGGAGTACGTCAAGGACCTCCTGCACCGGCTGGAGCCGTACGGCGACGAACCGCGTGTGGTCGAGCTGCGCGAGCGCGCCCGGCCGCTGCTGATGGCTCCGGCCTAG